The following coding sequences are from one Mytilus trossulus isolate FHL-02 chromosome 8, PNRI_Mtr1.1.1.hap1, whole genome shotgun sequence window:
- the LOC134681942 gene encoding 2'-5'-oligoadenylate synthase 2-like: MELKPHLRKYYAKSLAKLQIEFVTSMPPKVKDLICLLKYWKYTEEVELTSYCIELLVIHIWRENGKPNIFTMKQLMIKVVTLLVTFGESTISFSDHYTPLDYIHELGRTPPYVLDPSNPYHDVASDPNMSTDCSRIKSKGKQLQRKLEGLSEFSELSEESGCVVS, translated from the exons ATGGAATTGAAACCTCATCTAAGAAAATACTATGCTAAGTCATTAGCTAAACTACAAATTGAATTTGTAACGTCCATGCCACCGAAGGTTAAGGATTTAATATGTCTGCTGAAATATTGGAAATATACCGAAGAA GTTGAGTTAACATCTTATTGCATTGAACTACTTGTTATTCATATCTGGAGAGAAAATGGCAAGCCAAATATCTTCACAATGAAGCAACTAATGATTAAAGTCGTTACATTACTTGTAACTTTTGGAGAATCGACAATTTCCTTCAGCGATCATTATACTCCTTTAGATTACATACATGAACTTGGGAG GACTCCCCCATATGTTTTGGACCCATCTAATCCATACCATGACGTAGCATCTGATCCGAATATGTCTACAGATTGTTCCCGTATAAAATCAAAAGGTAAACAACTGCAGCGAAAACTTGAAGGATTGTCTGAATTTTCAGAATTATCAGAAGAAAGTGGTTGCGtggtatcataa